From a single Plutella xylostella chromosome 5, ilPluXylo3.1, whole genome shotgun sequence genomic region:
- the LOC105381443 gene encoding heat shock protein 67B1, producing the protein MVSHIRCDKGRDCSRVDSLCAASAWSVCVPCAPRPAVYSLPRAPPPQSHSTHERTRTMLSSRTLLTLALGLAVAAAVPVDKSTIDVSDKPALRPITTIEADDGDEGTWFSFPLFGNFGSFGNLGSLFTPIWKLFPNFADLGPRINSDENKFDIIVNVKEYKKDELKVKVKGFLIIVQGVHEAKTDSDIFDRQFFHTYTLPVNASGSDVTADLFNNGFLVVSCPLNGKSDKDEEVNRDVEIKETGTTYELENKTTVGSSQPEGTKAPVEVSTAGLVENEDDRKEPTTPSSERELAKDNIIPHGQTNEALP; encoded by the coding sequence ATGGTTAGTCACATTCGGTGCGACAAAGGCCGTGACTGTTCTAGAGTCGACAGTCTTTGCGCTGCGTCAGCGTGGTCAGTGTGCGTCCCctgcgccccgcgccccgccgtaTATAGCctcccgcgcgcgccgccgccgcagtcGCACTCTACACACGAGCGCACACGCACCATGCTCTCCTCCCGAACACTGCTGACCCTCGCCCTCGGGCTCGcggtcgccgccgccgtgcccGTCGACAAGTCCACCATCGACGTCTCCGACAAGCCGGCGCTCCGCCCCATCACCACCATCGAGGCGGATGACGGTGACGAAGGCACCTGGTTCAGCTTCCCCCTCTTTGGAAACTTCGGCAGCTTCGGAAACCTCGGCAGCCTGTTCACCCCCATCTGGAAACTGTTCCCCAACTTCGCCGACCTCGGGCCCAGGATCAACAGCGACGAGAACAAGTTCGACATCATCGTCAACGTCAAGGAGTACAAGAAAGACGAGCTGAAGGTCAAGGTTAAGGGCTTCCTCATCATCGTCCAGGGCGTCCACGAGGCTAAGACTGACTCGGACATCTTCGACCGTCAGTTCTTCCACACCTACACATTGCCGGTGAACGCGAGTGGGTCGGATGTCACCGCTGACTTGTTCAACAACGGTTTCCTGGTCGTCAGTTGTCCCCTGAATGGGAAGTCTGACAAGGATGAGGAGGTGAACCGTGATGTTGAGATTAAGGAGACCGGGACGACTTACGAGCTAGAAAATAAGACGACAGTGGGCAGTTCTCAGCCCGAGGGAACCAAGGCTCCGGTGGAGGTGTCGACGGCTGGTCTGGTGGAAAACGAGGACGACCGCAAGGAGCCCACCACGCCCTCGAGCGAACGGGAACTAGCAAAGGACAACATCATCCCCCACGGACAGACCAACGAAGCATTACCCTGA